GTCACGGTCGACTACTCGGGCAAGCGCGCACTTAACGAGACGAGCCTCTCGTTCGAGAGCGGAACCGTCACGGCCCTGATAGGGCCGTCCGGCTGCGGCAAGTCCACGTTCCTGCGCAGCATCAACCTCATGAACAGGGAGATTCCCGGCTGCGTCATCGGCGGCAAGGTCGTGTACCACGACATCAACGTCAACGCCCGCGGCATCGATACCCTGTGGCTGCGCAAGCGCGTCGGCATGGTGTTCCAGCAGCCAAACCCGTTCCGCAAGTCCATCTACGAGAACATCGCATTCGCGCTCAAGAGCCACGGGATGACCAAGCGCTCCGACCTCGACGAGCGCGTCGAGAAGAGCCTGCGCGCCGCCGCCCTGTGGGACGAGGTGAAGGACAAGCTCCGCGATTCCGCCTATGCACTTTCGGGAGGCCAGCAGCAGCGCCTGTGCATCGCCCGGACGCTGGCGCTCGAGCCGGACGTCGTCCTCATGGACGAGCCCTGCTCCGCGCTTGACCCCATCGCGACGTTCGCCATCGAGGAGACCATCACCGACATGGCGAGCCGGGGCATCTGCGTCATCATCGTCACGCACAACATGCAGCAGGCGAGCCGCGTGTCCAACCGCACGGCATTCTTCCTCATGGGAAGCATGGTAGAGTTCGGCGAAACGCCTCAGATCTTCGGCGCCCCGAAGGACCAGCGCCTCAACGACTATCTCAACGGGAGGTTTGGCTAATGGCAGAGAGCATGTCAGTCCAGAACCTCAACCTCTGCTACGGCGACCACCAGGCTCTGAAGGACATCACGCTCGATATGCCCGCCGGCGAGGTCACCGCCTTCATCGGTCCGTCCGGATGCGGCAAGTCGACGCTCCTGCGTTGCCTCAACCGCATGAACGACCGCATCGAGGGCTGTCGCGTGGAGGGCAAGGTGCTCCTGGGCAAGACGGACGTATACGAGAAATACGACGTGTACGAGCTGAGGCGTCGCGTGGGAATGGTGTTCCAGAAGCCCAACCCGTTCCCGCTGTCCATCTATGACAACGTGACGTACGGCCCGAGGCACTACGGGCACCACGGCAAGGCGGAGCTCGATGAGATCGTCGAGACCACACTCAGGGGCGTCGGCCTGTGGGACGAGGTGAAGGACAAGCTCGACCACTCGGGCCTGTCGCTTTCTGGCGGCCAGGCGCAGCGTCTGTGCATCGCACGCGCCCTTGCCGTGAACCCAGAGGTGCTGCTCATGGACGAGCCCACCTCTGCCCTCGACCCCATCTCCACGGGTCTCGTCGAGGAGCTTGCCGTCAAGGTCTCCAAGGAGCACACCGTCATCATCGTCACGCACAACATGGAGCAGGCCACGAGAATCTCGTCCAAGTGCGCGTTCTTCTACCTGGGCGAGCTCGTCGAGGCTGCCCCGACGCCCATGCTATTCGCCATGCCCAAGGACAAGAGGACCGAGGACTACCTCACGGGAAGGTTTGGATAATGGTTACCACCAGAAGCGCCTACATCAGGCAGATAGACCAGCTCGACGGCCACGTCTCCGTCATCGGTCAGGCCGTCGTCGAGGACATCCGCAACACCGCCCTTGCCATCGGCCAGGGCAACAAGGCCGCGGCGCAAGAGGTCGCGGACGGCCACGACGCCTTCGAGCGCCTGCACCGCAACGTCGAGGACACCTGCATGAGCCTCATGCTCCTGCAGCAGCCCATGGCAAGCGACCTCCGTCTGGTCACCGCCTCGTTCAGGGCGATCTCCGACCTCGCCCGCATCGACGAGATGGCCTACGAGACGGCGCTCCTCTCCATGGAGGTCGACCTCGGCACGCCGAAGGAGCTTGCCGACTTGCTGGTGGCCATGGCGAACAACGCGGCTAAAATGGTCCTGCAGGCCGTGGAGTCGTTCGGCAGCGGCGACGTCTCCGTTGCGGAGAACGTCTTCGTGGAGGACGACACGATGGACAGGCTCTACGAGAAGGTTCGCAAGAGCGTCGTCGACCTCCTCAAGGCGGGCGAGGAGCCTGCGAGCGTGGCTCCAGAGATCCTGTCCGTCGCGAAGTACTACGAGCGTATGGGCGACCACGCGCAGAGCGTTTCGGACTGGTCCATCTTCCGCGCTACGGGCTCGTACCGCGGACGCACGATGGGGGAATGACAGAACGTGATTTACTACGTCGAGGATGACACCAATATCCGCGAGCTGACGATTTACGCCCTGAAGCAGGCGGGTATCGAGGCAGAGGGGTTCTCGGACGACACGGAGTTCCGCGTGGCGTGCGCAAAGCGCGTGCCCGAGGCGGTGCTGCTTGACATTATGCTGCCAGATACGGATGGCCTTCAGATTCTGAAGCGCATCCGTCGCACGCCCGGTCTCGAGAACGTTCCGGTCATGATGCTCACGGCCAAGGACACGGAGCTGGACACCGTCCGTGCGCTCGACAACGGCGCGGACGACTACCTGGCGAAGCCCTTTGGCATGATGGAGATGGTCAGCCGAGTGCGTGCCCTTCTCCGCCGTGCGGGAAGAAGTGCCACGGGCGAGAAGAACGAGGTCCTCTCGCTGGGGCCGCTCGCGCTGTGGCCAAAGCGCCGCGAGGTGACGCTCGAGGGCGCCGAGATGGCGCTCACCCAACGGGAGTTTGACCTGTTGGAGTTCCTGATGCGCTACCCCGGCGAGGTCTTTAGCCGCGAGGAGCTGCTCCAGCGGGTGTGGGGCTGGGACTTCGACGGTGGGTCGCGCACGGTCGACGTGCACGTGCAGCAGCTGCGCGCGAAGCTCGGCGACCATGCGGACCTCATAGAGACGGTGCGCGGCGTGGGGTATCGCGCGCGCGGATAGCAGGCAAAGCCGCGGCCCTCGCACATGCGGGGGCCGCGTTTGGATGGGCGGCGACCATGGTGGAATTCAAGTTGGTACGGACTGCGCGCAAGGGCGGGGAGTCGCACGGCGGGGCCTCGCTCTCGCGTCGCATCTTCCTCGCGCTCGCAGGGGTGTGCGTGGCGGCGTGTCTGCTCGTCTCGCTTGCGTCCGCCTACATCTACCAGCGCTCCGTCGTGGAGGACGCCTCGGCGGGCCTCGGGCGCGAGTGCGAGGCTGTGAGCTCGACCCTCAACGAGACGGCGCGCTCCGGTCGAAGCGAGTCCGTCGTGCTGCGGGGGCTTGATTTGGGCGACGTGCGCGCGACGCTCGTCGCAAAGGATGGCACGGTGCTGTACGACTCGCTCGTATCCGCGGCGTCGCTTCCGAATCACCGCTCGCGCCCGGAGGTCGCCCAGGCGCTCAAGGGAGGCAGGGGTAGCTCGGAGCGCGACAGCGAGACCGTGGGCTACGTGAGCATCTACCAGGCGCAGCGCCTGGACTCCGGCAACGTGCTCAGGCTGTCTGAGGACCGCGACGGCATCATGCGCGTCATCGCGAACGACCTGTGGTTCGTCATAGGCACGGTCGTCGTGGTGGTTGGCGTGTCATGGGTCGTGTCGCGTTCGATCGCGTGGCGCTTTGTGCAGCCAATACTGGCGATTGATACCGCCTCGGGAAACGCGGTCTCGCCGTACGAGGAGCTCGACCCGCTTGTGAGGCGCCTGAACGAGCAGCAGGTCGAGCTGAAGGCCCGGATGGACAGGATCATGGACGCCGACGTCATGCGACAGGAGTTCACGGCGAACGTGACCCATGAGCTGAAGACTCCCATCGCGTCGATCTCCGGCGCATCCGAGCTCCTGCGAGACGGCTTCGTGCGCTCGGAGGACGTGCGTGACTTTGCAAGCCGCATCTACGGTGACGCCCAGAGGCTGTCGAGCCTCGTGTCCGACATCCTCATGCTCTCGAAGATGGACGAGTCAGAGCGCGTGGGCGACCAGGCCCTCTTTGGCGAGCCGCAGGACGTGGACCTGCTGTCCGTGGCGCAAGACGTCGTGGACCGGCTTCAGGACAGAGCGTGCAAGGCAAACGTAACGCTGCGCGTGCAGGGCGCGAACGTCCGCGTAAGCGGCTACCCCCGCCTTCTGGACGAGCTCGTCAAGAACCTGTGCGACAATGCCATCCGCTACAATCGCACGGGTGGTTCCGTGCATGTGTTCGTGCTGCCCGTGAACGGCCATCCCACCCTCAGGGTGACGGACACCGGCGTCGGCATTGCGCCGGAGGATCAGCCAAAGGTGTTCGAGCGCTTCTATCGCGTGGACAAGAGCCGCTCGCGCGCAAGCGGCGGCACGGGCCTTGGCCTTGCCATCGTGAAGCACGCGGCCGCGCTGCACGGCGCCACGATCAACCTTTCCAGCGAGCTTGGCCGCGGCACCACGATTACGGTCACGTTCCCTTCGGAAGACAGGTAGGCGGAACACCCCTTGCCATACCGTGCGGATGGGCTGCGCAGATAACGTGGACAAGTGTTGGGTTACGCTCGAGGGCGGCGGGCGCGTCCTGCGGCAGATGCTATCCTGTCGTAAACGACCGGATGGGAGCATCTTGCGCAGGAACATCATCCCCATAGGCGACGTTATCGCCGTCAACCAGATGTTGGAGCGGCGGGGCAGCGCGCTTCGCGTCCACATGCACGACGCGTGCGGTGGCCAGTCCTTCTCGCTCCGCGCGGACGACGGCACGTCCGCGGACGAGGCCAGTCGCCAGGCGGTGGGGGAGTTCTTCTCTGCCCGCGGACATGCGGTGGAGTTTTCTGCCGGTGGCGGCGACTTCTGGGCGGTACGCCCATGAGTGCCAACCAGAACGACAACGTGCAGGGGACGCGCGGCCAGGACGCCGCGGGCGAGAAGAGCCTGACCCAGAGGCTCCGCGGCATGCTCGGCGAGCGCTTCACGCGCTTCGTGGGGTCGTCCCTCATCAGCACCGCGCTCGACCAGATTCTGGCGTTCCTGCTGTTTGGCTGGCTGCGCGGGGTGTTCGTCTCGTCCGACTTCCTGCGCATCTTCACGGCGACGCTCGTTGCGCGCGTGTGCTCCGTGGCGCTGAACTACGCCATCAACATGAAGCGCGTCTTCAACGACGACAAGGCCGACCACGCAAAGATCGAGGAGGCGCACGCGGCGCAGCTCGCCGGCGCCGACGAGGTCGAGGACGTGGAGCTGGACGAGGACGACGAGGCCGGCATCGACTTCGACGACATCGTGGAGGGGCCGGACGACGAGGTCCGCCTTGGCCAGGTCGAGGTCCGTCCCATGCGCGAGAGCCTGCCCCGGTTCATCGCGCTTGCAGCCTTCGTGCTGTTTCTTTCCAGCGTGGGCGTCTACATTGGCCATGTGATTCTGGGGTTCAACGAGAGCGCCTCGAAGATCGTGTGCGACATGCTGCTGTTCTTCGTGAACTACTACTTCCAGCGCACGTGGGTGTTCGCGCGCCGCAAGCGCAAGGCCCACAGGGTGCGCGTGCGTCGCAGGCACCGCAGGGAGAGGGGCGAGCAGTCCTCCTAGAGACACGTTCGCAGGCGCGGTCGGGCTTCCGGCCGCGCCGTTTTCTGTTACGCCATCGCGATGGTCGCGAGGGCCTCGCGTGCGACGTCCTCGGGGGCCTCCTTGGGAAGGACGTGTCCCGCTCCCGGTACGATGACGAGCCTGGAGCCGGGTATGGACACGTGGATGAGGTCCGTCTCCTCGCGCTTGATCTCGTCGAACTCGCCTGCCATGACCGTCGTGGGGCAGGTTATCTGCGAGAGGCCTGCCGGGTCGATCTGGGGATAGACCACCATCATGTGCAGCAGCTCCGCCGTGGTGCGCGCCTCCTGGGGCGTGGGCCTTACGAGGCTGGGGTCCACGTCGCGACGGGAGCCGTCGCCCTTCTCCCAGAAGTCTGCCCATGCAAGGAGGCTCTGCGCGGCCTGCTCCATCTGGAACGAGTCGTCCACGCCGTCGGGCGAGAGGTTGGCGCCGATGGAGAGGAGCGAGAGCGCAAGCTCCGGATGGTCGCGCGCGATGAGGAGCGCCTCGATCGCGCCGTCCGAGAAGCCGAGCAGGTGCGCCTTGCCAAAGCCGAGCGTCGCAAGCGCGGCCAGGGCGTCGTCGGCCATGAGTTCGTAGGTGAGCTCTTCCGTGCCGCGCGTGGACTTGCCCTGCGCGCGCGAATCGACGGCCACGACCGGCCGACCCGACGCGCAGACGGCGTCGATCACCTGGCCAAAGATGCCGTGCTCCTCTCCGTTGCCGTGGAGCATGAGCACCGGGTCCGGCATCTGGGCGGCGGCGTCGGCAAGGTCTGCGTCGGCCGCGCGGGCAAACGAGTCCGGCACGTACGCGAACGCGGCAATTTTTGCGCCGTCTGCCATGGGCACGAGGCGCGCCGCGGCAAGATGTGCCGTCGGCAGGAGGTAGGGACTGGGGAAGTGGAGCTGCGGACGCTCGGGCATGGTGGCCTCCTTCGTGGACTTACACGATGGTAGCCCATGCGGCGTCGCGCGTCATGGCAGCCGTAGGGGGCTTCGGCAACGCGGGCTGCGGCAAGTCGCGGTCCGCAGCCAACGGGGGAGGGCCGCCCGGCGACTCTGGCGCTTCTCATCTATTTATTGAATGTGTATTTACGTAAAAATATATCCATAAGAGATAGCATGCATTGCAATACAAGATGAGGGCTATAGAGATTCAAGAAAGTTGGTCATCACAACGCGAGATAGCTCCATAAGTGATGCTAATTGCTGCTTAAATAGCAGCTTATCAACTTGATTATAAACTTCCTCCGTTTAGCGACAGCAACCTACCATTTAACAACTGATGTTAGAGATAGTTATCTGTAACAAAGCTGAAATACTAAGCTGTGACTCGTTGGCGTATCAATCTAATCATGCCTTGCATAGGTGTGGGAGAGGGGCTGCATGATGCCTGAGTCAAGGGAGAGGAAGCTCGGTCTTTTGGTGTTGGATGCGCGCGCTGCGGTGCGTCGCTTCTCGAAGTGCAGGACGCTCTGCGCCCTTGCCGGCATTGCCGTTGCGGCAGCGCTTGTCTCCCCGGTGCAGGCGTATGCAACAGAGGCCGTTCCCACGGACGCTCCGCAGGGTGTGGCTGCGGAGCAGGTTGCTGCACCAGACGCATCGCTCCAGGTGACGGGGCAGGCGGACGTGACCGTCCAAGCTCCCAGCCAGGCA
This sequence is a window from Parafannyhessea umbonata. Protein-coding genes within it:
- a CDS encoding alpha/beta fold hydrolase, which translates into the protein MPERPQLHFPSPYLLPTAHLAAARLVPMADGAKIAAFAYVPDSFARAADADLADAAAQMPDPVLMLHGNGEEHGIFGQVIDAVCASGRPVVAVDSRAQGKSTRGTEELTYELMADDALAALATLGFGKAHLLGFSDGAIEALLIARDHPELALSLLSIGANLSPDGVDDSFQMEQAAQSLLAWADFWEKGDGSRRDVDPSLVRPTPQEARTTAELLHMMVVYPQIDPAGLSQITCPTTVMAGEFDEIKREETDLIHVSIPGSRLVIVPGAGHVLPKEAPEDVAREALATIAMA
- a CDS encoding response regulator transcription factor, producing the protein MIYYVEDDTNIRELTIYALKQAGIEAEGFSDDTEFRVACAKRVPEAVLLDIMLPDTDGLQILKRIRRTPGLENVPVMMLTAKDTELDTVRALDNGADDYLAKPFGMMEMVSRVRALLRRAGRSATGEKNEVLSLGPLALWPKRREVTLEGAEMALTQREFDLLEFLMRYPGEVFSREELLQRVWGWDFDGGSRTVDVHVQQLRAKLGDHADLIETVRGVGYRARG
- the pstB gene encoding phosphate ABC transporter ATP-binding protein PstB produces the protein MTDATPIQARPIDPVLHTHDVTVDYSGKRALNETSLSFESGTVTALIGPSGCGKSTFLRSINLMNREIPGCVIGGKVVYHDINVNARGIDTLWLRKRVGMVFQQPNPFRKSIYENIAFALKSHGMTKRSDLDERVEKSLRAAALWDEVKDKLRDSAYALSGGQQQRLCIARTLALEPDVVLMDEPCSALDPIATFAIEETITDMASRGICVIIVTHNMQQASRVSNRTAFFLMGSMVEFGETPQIFGAPKDQRLNDYLNGRFG
- the pstB gene encoding phosphate ABC transporter ATP-binding protein PstB translates to MAESMSVQNLNLCYGDHQALKDITLDMPAGEVTAFIGPSGCGKSTLLRCLNRMNDRIEGCRVEGKVLLGKTDVYEKYDVYELRRRVGMVFQKPNPFPLSIYDNVTYGPRHYGHHGKAELDEIVETTLRGVGLWDEVKDKLDHSGLSLSGGQAQRLCIARALAVNPEVLLMDEPTSALDPISTGLVEELAVKVSKEHTVIIVTHNMEQATRISSKCAFFYLGELVEAAPTPMLFAMPKDKRTEDYLTGRFG
- a CDS encoding sensor histidine kinase, translated to MVEFKLVRTARKGGESHGGASLSRRIFLALAGVCVAACLLVSLASAYIYQRSVVEDASAGLGRECEAVSSTLNETARSGRSESVVLRGLDLGDVRATLVAKDGTVLYDSLVSAASLPNHRSRPEVAQALKGGRGSSERDSETVGYVSIYQAQRLDSGNVLRLSEDRDGIMRVIANDLWFVIGTVVVVVGVSWVVSRSIAWRFVQPILAIDTASGNAVSPYEELDPLVRRLNEQQVELKARMDRIMDADVMRQEFTANVTHELKTPIASISGASELLRDGFVRSEDVRDFASRIYGDAQRLSSLVSDILMLSKMDESERVGDQALFGEPQDVDLLSVAQDVVDRLQDRACKANVTLRVQGANVRVSGYPRLLDELVKNLCDNAIRYNRTGGSVHVFVLPVNGHPTLRVTDTGVGIAPEDQPKVFERFYRVDKSRSRASGGTGLGLAIVKHAAALHGATINLSSELGRGTTITVTFPSEDR
- the phoU gene encoding phosphate signaling complex protein PhoU translates to MVTTRSAYIRQIDQLDGHVSVIGQAVVEDIRNTALAIGQGNKAAAQEVADGHDAFERLHRNVEDTCMSLMLLQQPMASDLRLVTASFRAISDLARIDEMAYETALLSMEVDLGTPKELADLLVAMANNAAKMVLQAVESFGSGDVSVAENVFVEDDTMDRLYEKVRKSVVDLLKAGEEPASVAPEILSVAKYYERMGDHAQSVSDWSIFRATGSYRGRTMGE
- a CDS encoding RDAC family protein, whose translation is MRRNIIPIGDVIAVNQMLERRGSALRVHMHDACGGQSFSLRADDGTSADEASRQAVGEFFSARGHAVEFSAGGGDFWAVRP